The Theobroma cacao cultivar B97-61/B2 chromosome 1, Criollo_cocoa_genome_V2, whole genome shotgun sequence genome contains the following window.
ATCCTCATAATTTTGATGCAACTGCTTAAGTACCAGAATAGTAAGTCAGGAGTGTCATTGACTTGTCAACTCAAGTTTGGAAGAAGAAGCAATAGAGTGCTTACAATGACTAAATAATACAGGCAATAAAATGGCCAGAATTTCAAATTCTACTGCAGAGCTATTGCAAAAGCATAAGCAGCTAATGAATCCATTGATATTTAAGTTACAAGATGACTTCATTCTACAATTACATAGGAGTatctttttgatgaaattgaagTATATTTTAAGATTGCATGTCCTCATAATTTTGATGCAAACTGCTACAGTACTAGAATTGTACGTAACGAGTGTTATTGTCAAGTCAAGTTTGGCAGCAGAAGCAATGGAGCATTTgcaataacaaaataatacagGCAACAAAGTGGCCAGAATGTCAAATTTTGCTGCAGAACTATTGCAATACATAAGTAGCTAATGAATCCATTTATTTAGTTAACCTGACTTCATTCTGCAATTACATAGGAGTTCTTTTGATGGAATTGAAGTACTTTTTACAATTGCCTGTAATTATGGGTTCAGTCATTTCATCACTTTCCCGAAGAACAGcataaaagataataaaatgtTTACATGTGCTGAGAAGTGAGAAGGCATCAATATATAGCAAAGGATGCAACAATTGTAGAGCCAAAATTTGACTCCTATTTGCATCAAAGCTAACTTCTAGCTTCAATAGAAATGTTTTGAAATAATCATGCCAGAAACAAAACTTATCCACTGAACTAGATGGCTtaagcaaaaattaaaaacaaaaaattgtaAAGGGCAATTACCTTGGAGGTCAGCTCATCTAAAGCTGGATAAGTATCAGTCTCCAGTTCCCTAGTACGTGCATCAAGAAAGCTACAAATTGCTTCTAATGCAACTTCTAGTGCCCGGAATTCGAATGGAAATTCTACATGAAACATACCAAAACCACCAGAATATCAATGGTATTGACATGGACTAATACAATCactttagaatttttttatttctaaattcaAAAGAGTTTCAACCAAAAGTTAGTGTACCATTTTCTTCCCCAATGTCCATGTCATTGCGCAGACCAAggtgttcttcttcttctccttggCCTTGGCATGTGAGATTATCTTGAGGCAATCGCCTTTTAAGTTCCGCAACAATGGGGATTacattatcatcaaatggaTCTCTAAGCAATACCtagcacaaaaaaaaaaaaaaacaggaCTTTTACCAGTCTCACctccaaaaacaaaacccacctcaatttctaatttcaaacaaataatACAAAACAAATTAGCATatataaagttgatttttaagtgcTCAACTTCTATTAACTAACCTCTTCTGCTGTGATTATTGCTTTGATGTGCTGCAatcaaatcattaaaaaaaaatcagcttcaaaaaaatctaaacaaaacaatataaaatgaaaaagatcaaatcaaaattactTCCAAATTGAGAACAATGACTTTTTCTCTGCCTAAAATGGTGGAAGGATAAGACAACATGGGATCAAGAATACGAAGATCTCTGGCATGAATCTGAACGCGGCGCATTACAGCATACTTGTCGACGTCAAGAATCACACCTTGCCCCTTGGCGTCTATTGAAATCCAGCTCGTTGTAACCGCCGTTTTCTTCTTAAGCGAAGCTACTTGCGTCTCCACTGGAACCAAATACACTTCTCGAGccattcaaaaagaaaaaccacagAGAATTACTCTTGGAACAGAGCAAAGATGAGCGTTGGCCGTAGGGGAAGTTTTATAGAATTTTGAGGAGAGAAAAGGGAGTGTTAGGGTTTAAGAGAGGATGAAGAAAGTGATTGGAGAAGGAGGAAATTAGGGAGGGATTCGCTGCATGGGGCGGTGGTGAAGCCTGACAGAGACAGTGGAAATCTAACAGTGAGGGTGAAGAGTTAAAAAATGGAGGCCAAAAGGTTTTAAACAGATTAGTTTACTTATTTTCACTCGTCACCATTTGGCGCGTGCTCTAACGGTCGTTGCTTTCTTCTCTTCCCTCTCTCCCTTCCGCCATTATTAGTTGTGTAGGAACGCCGTTTAATAATTGAGTTTTGATATTTCAACTGTTttaaattcaatctaattttaTATTCCAAAACTTAAATTATTCAGACTGAATTAACAAAGATTGATCACTTCAT
Protein-coding sequences here:
- the LOC18613226 gene encoding magnesium transporter MRS2-2 isoform X3; this encodes MAREVYLVPVETQVASLKKKTAVTTSWISIDAKGQGVILDVDKYAVMRRVQIHARDLRILDPMLSYPSTILGREKVIVLNLEHIKAIITAEEVLLRDPFDDNVIPIVAELKRRLPQDNLTCQGQGEEEEHLGLRNDMDIGEENEFPFEFRALEVALEAICSFLDARTRELETDTYPALDELTSKISSRNLDRVRKLKSAMTRLTNRVQKVRDELEQLLDDDDDMADLYLSRKLAGASSPVSGSGAPNWYLASPTIGSKISRTSRASAVTVQEDNDVEELEMLLEAYFMQIESTLNKLTTLREYIDDTEDYINIQLDNHRNQLIQVLLHN